In Cicer arietinum cultivar CDC Frontier isolate Library 1 chromosome 7, Cicar.CDCFrontier_v2.0, whole genome shotgun sequence, a single window of DNA contains:
- the LOC101491483 gene encoding uncharacterized protein produces MAPKAIASPIPDSLYPTLSIINLAIGLILTASFFIYEATSSRKTRSLAQELTTGAVASVFLGFGSLFLLLASGVYV; encoded by the exons ATG GCTCCAAAAGCGATCGCGAGTCCTATCCCTGATTCACTGTACCCCACACTCTCCATCATCAACCTCGCCATCGGTCTCATCTTAACCGCTTCTTTCTTCAT TTATGAAGCAACCTCTTCTAGGAAAACCCGTTCCCTTGCTCAGGAGCTGACAACGGGAGCAGTTGCATCAGTCTTCTTG GGTTTTGGGTCCTTGTTCCTCTTACTTGCCTCCGGCGTTTATGTCTAA
- the LOC101491795 gene encoding receptor-like serine/threonine-protein kinase ALE2 isoform X3, translating into MVSPPISRPRDREIPPSLSPTSRQGHHVLLPMNSDCLSAVCTDPYVTSPLGAPCRCVWPMRVGLRLSVSLYNFFPLVSELASEIASGVFMKQSQVRIVGANAANQQPDKTIVLIHLVPLGKKFHNTTTLLTSERFWHKNVVIKASYFGNYDVLYINYPGLPPSPPLPPSSITMIDGVPYTTDGNNGRTIKPLGVDIQKRQNRGDLSKGFIAIITVSVFVAVVLCTAAAWIMFKFRVHVSQTASTPRLSPPSLTKAPVTATESLIGDRGVGFVSSSFESGIAAYTGSAKTFSMNDIEKATDNFHASRVLGEGGFGLVYSGVLEDGTKVAVKVLKKEDHQGDREFLAEIEMLSRLHHRNLVKLIGICAEEDGFRCLVYELIPNGSLESHLHGIDREKCTLDWGARMKIALGAARGLAYLHEDSSPCVIHRDFKSSNILLEDDFTPKVSDFGLAWTATNGKNRHISKRVVGTFGYVAPEYAMNGHLLVKSDVYSYGVVLLELLTGRKPVDMSQARGQENLVAWARLFLTTKEGLEAIIDPSVGVDNTTFDSVAKVAAIASMCVQQEVSNRPFMSEVVQALKLVCNECEEEKEDASSRNSSEEHDDLSVVLDVRDGNVCGNLQTTFSATNFDSEVVDIERGLSVAEVFSSSARIGRMENELFRRNSYSGPLGTGRSKQLWNIMRRLSGGSVSEHGNMFSSK; encoded by the exons ATGGTTTCTCCTCCTATTTCAAGACCCCGAG ATAGAGAAATTCCTCCCTCATTATCACCAACTAGTAGACAAGGACATCATGTTCTATTACCAATGAACTCAG ATTGTTTATCAGCTGTCTGCACAGATCCTTATGTAACTTCTCCTCTTGGAGCTCCCTGCAGATGTGTCTGGCCCATGCGAGTCGGTCTTCGCCTTAGTGTTTCTCTTTATAATTTCTTCCCTTTGGTCTCGGAGCTGGCTTCTGAAATTGCCAGTGGGGTTTTCATGAAGCAAAGTCAAGTTAGAATTGTGGGAGCCAATGCAGCAAACCAGCAACCTGATAAAACTATTGTCCTTATTCATTTGGTGCCACTTGGAAAAAAGTTTCATAATACTACAACCTTGTTGACTTCTGAAAGATTTTGGCATAAAAACGTTGTTATTAAAGCCTCCTACTTTGGAAATTATGATGTGTTATATATTAACTATCCAG GTTTACCTCCTTCTCCTCCTTTACCACCTTCAAGCATTACCATGATAGATGGTGTTCCATATACCACTGATGGAAATAATGGAAGGACAATAAAGCCTCTTGGAGTTGACATACAGAAGAGGCAGAATAGAGGTGATCTTAGTAAAGGCTTTATTGCCATTATTACTGTTTCAGTTTTTGTAGCAGTTGTTTTATGTACTGCTGCTGCATGGATTATGTTCAAATTCAGAGTTCATGTTAGTCAAACAGCATCAACTCCAAGGCTTTCACCTCCTTCTCTTACCAAAGCACCAG TTACTGCTACCGAGTCATTAATTGGAGACAGAGGGGTTGGTTTCGTTTCCTCGTCATTTGAATCTGGCATTGCTGCTTATACAGGGTCTGCTAAGACATTCAGTATGAATGACATTGAGAAAGCTACTGATAATTTTCATGCTTCAAGAGTACTTGGAGAAGGTGGTTTTGGGCTTGTCTACAGTGGTGTCCTTGAAGATGGAACAAAAGTGGCAGTCAAGGTTCTAAAGAAGGAGGATCATCAAGGTGATCGTGAATTCTTAGCTGAAATTGAGATGCTTAGTCGTCTTCACCATAGAAATCTGGTCAAGTTGATTGGTATATGTGCTGAGGAGGACGGCTTCCGCTGCTTGGTTTATGAACTCATTCCAAATGGAAGCTTGGAATCACATTTACATG GGATTGACAGGGAAAAGTGCACACTTGATTGGGGTGCAAGGATGAAGATAGCTCTTGGTGCAGCTCGTGGTCTAGCTTATTTGCATGAAGATTCAAGTCCTTGTGTTATTCATAGGGACTTCAAGTCTAGCAATATTTTGTTGGAAGATGACTTCACTCCAAAAGTATCTGATTTTGGATTGGCCTGGACTGCTACAAATGGGAAAAATAGACACATATCAAAACGTGTGGTGGGAACTTTTGG TTACGTGGCTCCGGAGTATGCAATGAATGGACACCTTCTTGTTAAGAGTGATGTTTACAGCTACGGCGTTGTTCTTCTCGAGCTTTTAACTGGACGAAAACCTGTAGACATGTCACAAGCTCGCGGTCAAGAGAATCTTGTCGCTTGGGCTCGTCTATTTCTCACAACTAAAGAAGGATTGGAAGCAATAATAGATCCATCTGTAGGAGTTGATAACACAACTTTTGACAGTGTGGCCAAAGTAGCAGCCATTGCTTCAATGTGTGTGCAACAAGAAGTATCAAACCGTCCATTCATGAGTGAAGTTGTTCAGGCTTTAAAACTTGTATGCAATGAatgtgaagaagaaaaagaagatgcTAGTTCAAGAAATTCTAGCGAAGAACATGATGATTTATCTGTTGTTTTAGATGTAAGAGACGGCAATGTTTGTGGAAATTTGCAAACCACATTCTCAGCTACTAACTTTGACTCTGAAGTTGTTGATATTGAAAGAGGGTTGTCAGTGGCAGAAGTATTCAGTTCATCAGCTAGAATTGGAAGAATGGAGAATGAATTATTTAGAAGAAACTCATATTCAGGTCCTCTAGGAACTGGAAGAAGCAAACAGTTGTGGAATATAATGAGAAGGCTTTCTGGTGGTAGTGTCAGTGAACATGGAAATATGTTCTCAAGTAAATGA
- the LOC101491795 gene encoding receptor-like serine/threonine-protein kinase ALE2 isoform X1 produces MRVVLALMLQLLKVFIIISFALAIQGSKASVISPTSAFPVIPPLIPAVSPSKLPASVPSPISTPSSIINPVKGGAPIAAPFYKTPKPFPAVIHSPAHAPAAQKGRQLHLAPQSLTSPPSNRENHSPALTPSVSNYKHHHTRNIITIPAPASSYMVSPPISRPRDREIPPSLSPTSRQGHHVLLPMNSDCLSAVCTDPYVTSPLGAPCRCVWPMRVGLRLSVSLYNFFPLVSELASEIASGVFMKQSQVRIVGANAANQQPDKTIVLIHLVPLGKKFHNTTTLLTSERFWHKNVVIKASYFGNYDVLYINYPGLPPSPPLPPSSITMIDGVPYTTDGNNGRTIKPLGVDIQKRQNRGDLSKGFIAIITVSVFVAVVLCTAAAWIMFKFRVHVSQTASTPRLSPPSLTKAPVTATESLIGDRGVGFVSSSFESGIAAYTGSAKTFSMNDIEKATDNFHASRVLGEGGFGLVYSGVLEDGTKVAVKVLKKEDHQGDREFLAEIEMLSRLHHRNLVKLIGICAEEDGFRCLVYELIPNGSLESHLHGIDREKCTLDWGARMKIALGAARGLAYLHEDSSPCVIHRDFKSSNILLEDDFTPKVSDFGLAWTATNGKNRHISKRVVGTFGYVAPEYAMNGHLLVKSDVYSYGVVLLELLTGRKPVDMSQARGQENLVAWARLFLTTKEGLEAIIDPSVGVDNTTFDSVAKVAAIASMCVQQEVSNRPFMSEVVQALKLVCNECEEEKEDASSRNSSEEHDDLSVVLDVRDGNVCGNLQTTFSATNFDSEVVDIERGLSVAEVFSSSARIGRMENELFRRNSYSGPLGTGRSKQLWNIMRRLSGGSVSEHGNMFSSK; encoded by the exons ATGAGGGTGGTTTTGGCACTGATGTTGCAGCTGCTAAAGGTCTTCATCATCATCAGCTTTGCACTGGCAATTCAAGGATCCAAAG CATCTGTTATATCACCAACAAGTGCATTTCCAGTAATTCCACCATTGATTCCAGCAGTATCTCCATCAAAATTACCAG CATCTGTTCCTTCTCCCATATCCACTCCTTCAAGCATCATCAATCCAGTAAAGGGTGGAGCGCCTATTGCCGCACCTTTCTACAAAACACCAAAGCCATTTCCAGCTGTTATTCATTCCCCGGCTCATG CTCCTGCTGCACAAAAAGGAAGACAATTACATCTTGCTCCTCAGTCATTAACTTCACCTCCATCTAATAGAGAAAATCATTCTCCTGCATTGACGCCTTCAGTCTCAAATTATAAGCATCATCATACAAGGAACATAATTACCATCCCGGCTCCTGCATCATCATATATGGTTTCTCCTCCTATTTCAAGACCCCGAG ATAGAGAAATTCCTCCCTCATTATCACCAACTAGTAGACAAGGACATCATGTTCTATTACCAATGAACTCAG ATTGTTTATCAGCTGTCTGCACAGATCCTTATGTAACTTCTCCTCTTGGAGCTCCCTGCAGATGTGTCTGGCCCATGCGAGTCGGTCTTCGCCTTAGTGTTTCTCTTTATAATTTCTTCCCTTTGGTCTCGGAGCTGGCTTCTGAAATTGCCAGTGGGGTTTTCATGAAGCAAAGTCAAGTTAGAATTGTGGGAGCCAATGCAGCAAACCAGCAACCTGATAAAACTATTGTCCTTATTCATTTGGTGCCACTTGGAAAAAAGTTTCATAATACTACAACCTTGTTGACTTCTGAAAGATTTTGGCATAAAAACGTTGTTATTAAAGCCTCCTACTTTGGAAATTATGATGTGTTATATATTAACTATCCAG GTTTACCTCCTTCTCCTCCTTTACCACCTTCAAGCATTACCATGATAGATGGTGTTCCATATACCACTGATGGAAATAATGGAAGGACAATAAAGCCTCTTGGAGTTGACATACAGAAGAGGCAGAATAGAGGTGATCTTAGTAAAGGCTTTATTGCCATTATTACTGTTTCAGTTTTTGTAGCAGTTGTTTTATGTACTGCTGCTGCATGGATTATGTTCAAATTCAGAGTTCATGTTAGTCAAACAGCATCAACTCCAAGGCTTTCACCTCCTTCTCTTACCAAAGCACCAG TTACTGCTACCGAGTCATTAATTGGAGACAGAGGGGTTGGTTTCGTTTCCTCGTCATTTGAATCTGGCATTGCTGCTTATACAGGGTCTGCTAAGACATTCAGTATGAATGACATTGAGAAAGCTACTGATAATTTTCATGCTTCAAGAGTACTTGGAGAAGGTGGTTTTGGGCTTGTCTACAGTGGTGTCCTTGAAGATGGAACAAAAGTGGCAGTCAAGGTTCTAAAGAAGGAGGATCATCAAGGTGATCGTGAATTCTTAGCTGAAATTGAGATGCTTAGTCGTCTTCACCATAGAAATCTGGTCAAGTTGATTGGTATATGTGCTGAGGAGGACGGCTTCCGCTGCTTGGTTTATGAACTCATTCCAAATGGAAGCTTGGAATCACATTTACATG GGATTGACAGGGAAAAGTGCACACTTGATTGGGGTGCAAGGATGAAGATAGCTCTTGGTGCAGCTCGTGGTCTAGCTTATTTGCATGAAGATTCAAGTCCTTGTGTTATTCATAGGGACTTCAAGTCTAGCAATATTTTGTTGGAAGATGACTTCACTCCAAAAGTATCTGATTTTGGATTGGCCTGGACTGCTACAAATGGGAAAAATAGACACATATCAAAACGTGTGGTGGGAACTTTTGG TTACGTGGCTCCGGAGTATGCAATGAATGGACACCTTCTTGTTAAGAGTGATGTTTACAGCTACGGCGTTGTTCTTCTCGAGCTTTTAACTGGACGAAAACCTGTAGACATGTCACAAGCTCGCGGTCAAGAGAATCTTGTCGCTTGGGCTCGTCTATTTCTCACAACTAAAGAAGGATTGGAAGCAATAATAGATCCATCTGTAGGAGTTGATAACACAACTTTTGACAGTGTGGCCAAAGTAGCAGCCATTGCTTCAATGTGTGTGCAACAAGAAGTATCAAACCGTCCATTCATGAGTGAAGTTGTTCAGGCTTTAAAACTTGTATGCAATGAatgtgaagaagaaaaagaagatgcTAGTTCAAGAAATTCTAGCGAAGAACATGATGATTTATCTGTTGTTTTAGATGTAAGAGACGGCAATGTTTGTGGAAATTTGCAAACCACATTCTCAGCTACTAACTTTGACTCTGAAGTTGTTGATATTGAAAGAGGGTTGTCAGTGGCAGAAGTATTCAGTTCATCAGCTAGAATTGGAAGAATGGAGAATGAATTATTTAGAAGAAACTCATATTCAGGTCCTCTAGGAACTGGAAGAAGCAAACAGTTGTGGAATATAATGAGAAGGCTTTCTGGTGGTAGTGTCAGTGAACATGGAAATATGTTCTCAAGTAAATGA
- the LOC101491795 gene encoding receptor-like serine/threonine-protein kinase ALE2 isoform X2: protein MRVVLALMLQLLKVFIIISFALAIQGSKASVISPTSAFPVIPPLIPAVSPSKLPASVPSPISTPSSIINPVKGGAPIAAPFYKTPKPFPAVIHSPAHVSNYKHHHTRNIITIPAPASSYMVSPPISRPRDREIPPSLSPTSRQGHHVLLPMNSDCLSAVCTDPYVTSPLGAPCRCVWPMRVGLRLSVSLYNFFPLVSELASEIASGVFMKQSQVRIVGANAANQQPDKTIVLIHLVPLGKKFHNTTTLLTSERFWHKNVVIKASYFGNYDVLYINYPGLPPSPPLPPSSITMIDGVPYTTDGNNGRTIKPLGVDIQKRQNRGDLSKGFIAIITVSVFVAVVLCTAAAWIMFKFRVHVSQTASTPRLSPPSLTKAPVTATESLIGDRGVGFVSSSFESGIAAYTGSAKTFSMNDIEKATDNFHASRVLGEGGFGLVYSGVLEDGTKVAVKVLKKEDHQGDREFLAEIEMLSRLHHRNLVKLIGICAEEDGFRCLVYELIPNGSLESHLHGIDREKCTLDWGARMKIALGAARGLAYLHEDSSPCVIHRDFKSSNILLEDDFTPKVSDFGLAWTATNGKNRHISKRVVGTFGYVAPEYAMNGHLLVKSDVYSYGVVLLELLTGRKPVDMSQARGQENLVAWARLFLTTKEGLEAIIDPSVGVDNTTFDSVAKVAAIASMCVQQEVSNRPFMSEVVQALKLVCNECEEEKEDASSRNSSEEHDDLSVVLDVRDGNVCGNLQTTFSATNFDSEVVDIERGLSVAEVFSSSARIGRMENELFRRNSYSGPLGTGRSKQLWNIMRRLSGGSVSEHGNMFSSK, encoded by the exons ATGAGGGTGGTTTTGGCACTGATGTTGCAGCTGCTAAAGGTCTTCATCATCATCAGCTTTGCACTGGCAATTCAAGGATCCAAAG CATCTGTTATATCACCAACAAGTGCATTTCCAGTAATTCCACCATTGATTCCAGCAGTATCTCCATCAAAATTACCAG CATCTGTTCCTTCTCCCATATCCACTCCTTCAAGCATCATCAATCCAGTAAAGGGTGGAGCGCCTATTGCCGCACCTTTCTACAAAACACCAAAGCCATTTCCAGCTGTTATTCATTCCCCGGCTCATG TCTCAAATTATAAGCATCATCATACAAGGAACATAATTACCATCCCGGCTCCTGCATCATCATATATGGTTTCTCCTCCTATTTCAAGACCCCGAG ATAGAGAAATTCCTCCCTCATTATCACCAACTAGTAGACAAGGACATCATGTTCTATTACCAATGAACTCAG ATTGTTTATCAGCTGTCTGCACAGATCCTTATGTAACTTCTCCTCTTGGAGCTCCCTGCAGATGTGTCTGGCCCATGCGAGTCGGTCTTCGCCTTAGTGTTTCTCTTTATAATTTCTTCCCTTTGGTCTCGGAGCTGGCTTCTGAAATTGCCAGTGGGGTTTTCATGAAGCAAAGTCAAGTTAGAATTGTGGGAGCCAATGCAGCAAACCAGCAACCTGATAAAACTATTGTCCTTATTCATTTGGTGCCACTTGGAAAAAAGTTTCATAATACTACAACCTTGTTGACTTCTGAAAGATTTTGGCATAAAAACGTTGTTATTAAAGCCTCCTACTTTGGAAATTATGATGTGTTATATATTAACTATCCAG GTTTACCTCCTTCTCCTCCTTTACCACCTTCAAGCATTACCATGATAGATGGTGTTCCATATACCACTGATGGAAATAATGGAAGGACAATAAAGCCTCTTGGAGTTGACATACAGAAGAGGCAGAATAGAGGTGATCTTAGTAAAGGCTTTATTGCCATTATTACTGTTTCAGTTTTTGTAGCAGTTGTTTTATGTACTGCTGCTGCATGGATTATGTTCAAATTCAGAGTTCATGTTAGTCAAACAGCATCAACTCCAAGGCTTTCACCTCCTTCTCTTACCAAAGCACCAG TTACTGCTACCGAGTCATTAATTGGAGACAGAGGGGTTGGTTTCGTTTCCTCGTCATTTGAATCTGGCATTGCTGCTTATACAGGGTCTGCTAAGACATTCAGTATGAATGACATTGAGAAAGCTACTGATAATTTTCATGCTTCAAGAGTACTTGGAGAAGGTGGTTTTGGGCTTGTCTACAGTGGTGTCCTTGAAGATGGAACAAAAGTGGCAGTCAAGGTTCTAAAGAAGGAGGATCATCAAGGTGATCGTGAATTCTTAGCTGAAATTGAGATGCTTAGTCGTCTTCACCATAGAAATCTGGTCAAGTTGATTGGTATATGTGCTGAGGAGGACGGCTTCCGCTGCTTGGTTTATGAACTCATTCCAAATGGAAGCTTGGAATCACATTTACATG GGATTGACAGGGAAAAGTGCACACTTGATTGGGGTGCAAGGATGAAGATAGCTCTTGGTGCAGCTCGTGGTCTAGCTTATTTGCATGAAGATTCAAGTCCTTGTGTTATTCATAGGGACTTCAAGTCTAGCAATATTTTGTTGGAAGATGACTTCACTCCAAAAGTATCTGATTTTGGATTGGCCTGGACTGCTACAAATGGGAAAAATAGACACATATCAAAACGTGTGGTGGGAACTTTTGG TTACGTGGCTCCGGAGTATGCAATGAATGGACACCTTCTTGTTAAGAGTGATGTTTACAGCTACGGCGTTGTTCTTCTCGAGCTTTTAACTGGACGAAAACCTGTAGACATGTCACAAGCTCGCGGTCAAGAGAATCTTGTCGCTTGGGCTCGTCTATTTCTCACAACTAAAGAAGGATTGGAAGCAATAATAGATCCATCTGTAGGAGTTGATAACACAACTTTTGACAGTGTGGCCAAAGTAGCAGCCATTGCTTCAATGTGTGTGCAACAAGAAGTATCAAACCGTCCATTCATGAGTGAAGTTGTTCAGGCTTTAAAACTTGTATGCAATGAatgtgaagaagaaaaagaagatgcTAGTTCAAGAAATTCTAGCGAAGAACATGATGATTTATCTGTTGTTTTAGATGTAAGAGACGGCAATGTTTGTGGAAATTTGCAAACCACATTCTCAGCTACTAACTTTGACTCTGAAGTTGTTGATATTGAAAGAGGGTTGTCAGTGGCAGAAGTATTCAGTTCATCAGCTAGAATTGGAAGAATGGAGAATGAATTATTTAGAAGAAACTCATATTCAGGTCCTCTAGGAACTGGAAGAAGCAAACAGTTGTGGAATATAATGAGAAGGCTTTCTGGTGGTAGTGTCAGTGAACATGGAAATATGTTCTCAAGTAAATGA
- the LOC101492125 gene encoding zinc finger CCCH domain-containing protein 64, with protein sequence MAPRILLCGDVFGRFNQLFKRVSSVNKSAGPFDALLCVGQFFPDSPEQLDDFMAYIEGGSHIPLPTYFIGDYGVAAPKVLLAASKDSANRGFKMDGLKVCDNLYWLKGSGKFNLFGLSVTYLSGRKSSTVQQFGTYSQDDVDALRAIAEEPGVVDLFLTNEWPSGVTNRAAASDIPAGLSDSTGSDSTISDLVQEIKPRYHIAGSKGIYYAREPYSNVDAVHVTRFIGLASVGNRDKQKFIHAISPTPASTMSSTEIAMKTTNTTLSPYTSAEKKASPNDTVKRSSDGISDSQHWRYDVSQKRQKHEAGDKMCFKFVSSGSCPRGEQCNYRHDTDAREHCMRGVCFDFLNKGKCERGPDCSFRHSLQDEGDRDPSRKRGSENTRPSRSRECWFCLSSSNVESHLIISIGENYYLALAKGPLVEDHVLILPVEHMPSTLSLSSESEVELLGFQNSLNRYYKNQEKEVIFFELASIRGTHANLQVIPIPSPKAFLVEKAFNLAAQKLGFKFVVKKFDSISDGRKFLKTQIDGNSSLFYVEVPGGTILLHHVEEKEIFPAQFGREVLAGLLNMADNADWRNCKHNKEEEMKIVEDFKNRFQEYDPSH encoded by the exons ATGGCCCCTAGAATCCTACTCTGCGGCGACGTGTTTGGTCGCTTCAACCAGCTCTTCAAGCGCGTCTCATCG GTTAACAAATCGGCGGGTCCATTCGACGCGCTTTTGTGCGTGGGCCAATTCTTCCCCGACTCACCGGAGCAACTTGACGACTTTATGGCATACATCGAAGGTGGCTCCCACATTCCCCTCCCAACTTACTTCATTGGCGATTATGGCGTCGCTGCCCCTAAAGTTTTGTTGGCGGCTTCTAAGGATTCTGCTAACCGCGGTTTCAAGATGGATGGCTTGAAGGTTTGCGATAATTTGTATTGGTTGAAAGGCAGTGGCAAATTCAACCTCTTCG GGTTATCTGTCACCTATTTATCTGGTAGGAAATCGTCGACTGTTCAGCAGTTTGGAACTTACAGTCAAGACGATGTCGATGCTTTGCGTGCAATAGCCGAAGAACCTGGAGTTGTTGATTTGTTCTTGAC TAACGAATGGCCAAGTGGGGTCACAAATAGAGCAGCTGCTTCAGATATTCCTGC TGGATTATCAGATTCTACAGGCAGCGATTCAACCATATCAGATTTAGTACAAGAGATTAAACCACG CTATCATATTGCAGGTTCTAAAGGTATTTACTATGCCCGCGAACCATATTCCAATGTTGATGCCGTGCACGTTACCCGCTTCATAGGGCTTGCGTCTGTTGGAAATAGAGATAAGCAG aAATTTATTCATGCAATTTCTCCAACACCTGCATCCACCATGTCTTCCACTGAGATTGCCATGAAAACCACAAATACCACCTTATCACCATACACATCTGCGGAGAAAAAAGCCTCTCCAAATGATACTGTAAAGAGATCCAGTGATGGTATCTCTGATTCTCAACATTGGAGATATGACGTTTCACAAAAGCGACAGAAACATGAAGCTGGCGATAAAATGTGTTTCAAATTTGTATCTTCTGGCTCTTGTCCGCGAGGAGAGCAATGCAATTATCGACACGACACAGATGCAAGGGAGCACTGCATGAGAGgtgtttgttttgattttttgaacAAGGGAAAATGTGAAAGGGGTCCAGATTGCAGCTTTAGGCACAGCTTGCAGGATGAAGGTGATAGGGATCCTTCCAGGAAGCGTGGATCCGAAAACACTAGGCCTAGCAG ATCAAGAGAATGTTGGTTCTGCTTGTCAAGTTCCAATGTGGAGTCCCATTTAATCATAAGTATTGGGGAAAATTACTATTTAGCACTAGCTAAAGGTCCGCTTGTTGAAGACCATGTGCTGATACTACCAGTTGAGCATATGCCAAGTACCTTATCTCTGTCTTCTGAATCTGAAGTTGAGCTCTTAGGGTTTCAGAACAGTCTCAATAGATATTACAAGAACCAAGAAAAGGAAGTAATCTTTTTTGAGCTGGCTTCCATACGTGGCACTCATGCCAATCTTCAG GTCATTCCCATTCCATCTCCCAAAGCATTTTTGGTTGAAAAAGCGTTCAATTTAGCTGCACAAAAGTTGGGATTTAAATTTGTGGTGAAGAAAT TCGATAGCATTTCCGATGGAAGAAAGTTTTTGAAGACACAAATTGATGGGAATTCAAGCTTGTTCTATGTTGAAGTCCCAGGAGGCACAATTCTGCTGCATCATGTTGAGGAGAAAGAGATATTTCCTGCCCAATTTGGACGTGAG GTTCTGGCGGGGTTGCTTAATATGGCAGATAATGCAGATTGGAGAAATTGCAAACATAACAAAGAGGAAGAGATGAAAATTGTTGAAGATTTCAAGAACCGATTTCAAGAATATGATCCAAGCCATTGA
- the LOC101492689 gene encoding uncharacterized protein — translation MADPTSIIATWLTPSSLFIFVNLVIGTIAITSRFSSSSQPKNKNQPQLTSSPSLLHRVRSFNLRHHYNNDDEPESDSEFTHPQLVPKPSLLKRVVSFNLSFNKHHPPPTQTITQTHCVQPEAENMGPDPVKTELDSGPDPVKGELGSGLDLNPGCDSEKSKVKILKKSMSEKECLMKSEWDEEEDEETVEQRRPATTGRSEESEDKEVDAKADDFINRFKKQLRLQRLDSFLRRADTM, via the coding sequence ATGGCAGACCCAACAAGTATCATAGCAACATGGTTAACACCTTCTTCCCTTTTCATCTTTGTAAACCTCGTCATAGGTACCATAGCTATCACTTCTcgtttctcttcttcttctcaaCCCAAAAACAAAAACCAACCTCAACTCACTTCCTCACCCTCACTTCTCCACCGTGTTAGGTCCTTTAATCTCCGTCACCATTACAACAACGACGACGAACCCGAGTCAGACTCCGAGTTCACTCACCCCCAACTCGTTCCAAAACCGTCTCTGTTAAAGCGTGTCGTGTCCTTCAACCTCTCGTTCAACAAACACCACCCACCACCCACACAgacaataacacaaacacattgCGTGCAACCCGAAGCCGAAAACATGGGTCCGGATCCAGTTAAGACGGAACTGGATTCGGGTCCAGACCCGGTTAAAGGTGAACTGGGTTCGGGTCTGGATCTGAATCCGGGTTGTGATTCGGAGAAGAGTAAGGTGAAGATATTGAAGAAATCTATGAGCGAGAAGGAGTGTTTGATGAAGTCGGAGTGGGATGAAGAGGAGGATGAAGAAACGGTGGAGCAAAGGAGGCCTGCGACGACGGGAAGGAGTGAAGAGTCGGAAGATAAAGAGGTGGATGCAAAAGCTGATGATTTTATTAACAGGTTTAAGAAGCAGTTGAGGTTGCAGAGGCTTGATTCATTTCTCCGACGGGCAGACACCATGTGA